One region of Turicibacter bilis genomic DNA includes:
- a CDS encoding substrate-binding domain-containing protein, which produces MSKVTIYDVARVADVSLATVSRVLNNPEKVKPKTRERVLAAINELGYRPNAIARGLASRRSTNVGLIVPTCSRASVSEMIDGVADIADKYRYSVFLNVTHNENDIATNVWQNMIASQVDGVLMMADKLSDDEIERLANDTVPTVLLSVKDLDGRLPAVLIDYELAAYEATKKLIENGNKDIAFITSSSYYAMNELKEQGYRRALAEAGLEPRILGLYNKFENSLEAFKEFFANNAAPDAALAVRDSVAVMFMNAAIEHGISVPNDLEIIGFQNTKYAIMSRPQLSTINIPTYDIGAVAMRLLTKLMKEEEVTETQITLPHSFVWRSTTK; this is translated from the coding sequence ATGTCTAAAGTAACAATTTATGATGTAGCACGTGTTGCTGATGTGTCATTAGCGACAGTGTCACGCGTTTTAAATAACCCTGAAAAGGTAAAGCCGAAAACTCGTGAGCGTGTTTTAGCAGCAATTAATGAATTAGGATATCGTCCGAATGCGATTGCTCGTGGTTTAGCAAGTCGTCGTTCAACAAACGTTGGATTAATTGTTCCAACATGCTCACGTGCTTCTGTATCAGAAATGATCGATGGAGTAGCAGATATCGCTGATAAATACCGTTACTCAGTCTTCTTAAACGTGACACATAATGAAAATGATATTGCTACAAATGTATGGCAAAACATGATTGCTTCTCAAGTCGATGGTGTTTTAATGATGGCAGATAAACTGAGTGACGATGAAATCGAGCGCTTAGCGAACGATACCGTGCCAACAGTTTTATTATCAGTTAAAGATTTAGATGGACGTTTACCAGCCGTTTTAATTGATTACGAATTAGCCGCTTATGAAGCTACTAAAAAATTAATTGAAAATGGAAATAAAGATATCGCCTTTATTACATCAAGCTCATATTATGCAATGAACGAGTTAAAAGAACAAGGATATCGTCGTGCATTAGCAGAAGCAGGGTTAGAACCACGCATTTTAGGACTATATAATAAATTTGAAAACTCATTAGAAGCATTTAAAGAATTCTTCGCTAATAATGCGGCTCCTGATGCAGCATTAGCTGTACGTGATTCAGTGGCTGTCATGTTCATGAATGCAGCGATTGAGCATGGAATTAGTGTTCCAAATGATTTAGAAATCATCGGATTCCAAAATACAAAATATGCGATTATGTCACGTCCACAATTAAGTACAATCAACATTCCAACGTACGATATTGGTGCTGTTGCGATGCGTTTATTAACGAAATTAATGAAAGAAGAGGAAGTAACTGAAACTCAAATCACGTTACCTCACTCATTTGTTTGGCGTAGTACAACAAAATAA